In a genomic window of Candidatus Zixiibacteriota bacterium:
- a CDS encoding S8 family serine peptidase, which yields MFRPRRIFFSALFLTTIILTQLSLGARPEPTKDAGLVLQKRAVPVKPISTQIAPEAQMSRVVVKFKEGSQVRLRGSQFVAKEGFSIKEAEALLKPYTNGRLNRLFGKSEQVLDKAKEIYEATSRRQLADLNLYYKIDVAGNAEAEQIIDRLNGLDIVEIAYFEPVPEPAGKLDISATPNFEPNQDYLKVAPGGVDSYYARTQPGGDGTGVKIIDIEYGWNMTHEDLGRALGKLIAGDPSRKDDHGTAVLGEMIATDNGFGVTGISPGADVGMVSVEALGVSEAILMAVDNLNRGDLLLIELHAPGPHYNFQSRTDQLGYVCMEYWQDNFDALQYAWARGVVVVEAAGNGAENFDDLNLYGQLFDTTNRNSHAILAGAGAPPSGVYGTDRSKLGFSNYGARVNLQGYGYGVYTTGYGGLYNGGGDTNQYYTATFGGTSSASPIVTGSIACLQGYYKANYGAVLTSDMVRTVMTATGSPQQGNTSLHIGPRPDLAGAILNLTPPPSLYTEPIYIDTTVAQGSTLNIPVWLHNRSNTYGLDFSMVGNDSLPKAPIGNWLEALPSSGTVNAADSIQVTVTLDGSVVPSTLGNYKGIIEISWSRSGQTLDSIAYVPVYLQVPCSADTTFKIYASGEPQGPTYNWINAKTIGTLIPQSSFYNHFASTPLDDGTSGPFDLPFAFQFYDTTYLKYYVGVNGAISFTNADVNNNGFYEFLHIPGNPFTTFVAPFWNDLTMDAARDGHGDIYIYNSSTHDSTVIEWYRVGNFNSTGDTLTTFEIILTKWGDITFQYQSVGTTGLNNSALIGLSKIDCQCTPYCDSGTPSEHVVNNLEAVRFDQPVKVMAGDVNATGLINISDITYLINFLYKGGPAPVPLISGDVNCSGLTNIADITYLINYLYKGGPDPCYFIM from the coding sequence ATGTTTCGGCCACGCAGGATTTTCTTCAGCGCTTTATTTCTCACCACCATAATCCTCACCCAACTGTCTCTGGGCGCACGCCCGGAGCCGACCAAAGATGCCGGTCTGGTTCTTCAGAAACGAGCCGTGCCGGTTAAGCCAATATCAACCCAAATTGCGCCCGAGGCCCAGATGTCGCGGGTGGTTGTGAAATTCAAAGAGGGGTCACAGGTGCGGCTGCGCGGCAGCCAGTTTGTGGCGAAAGAAGGATTTTCGATTAAAGAGGCCGAAGCCCTATTAAAGCCTTACACCAACGGGCGGCTGAACCGCCTGTTTGGGAAATCGGAACAGGTGCTGGATAAAGCAAAGGAAATATATGAGGCGACCTCGCGCCGGCAGTTGGCCGATCTGAATTTGTACTATAAAATCGATGTGGCCGGCAATGCCGAAGCCGAGCAGATAATCGACCGCCTGAATGGGCTGGATATCGTTGAAATAGCTTATTTCGAGCCGGTTCCGGAACCGGCCGGCAAACTCGATATTTCCGCCACGCCCAATTTTGAACCGAATCAGGATTATCTGAAAGTCGCGCCAGGCGGAGTTGATTCTTATTATGCAAGGACGCAGCCGGGCGGCGACGGTACGGGAGTGAAAATTATCGATATCGAGTACGGCTGGAATATGACCCATGAGGATTTGGGTCGGGCACTGGGGAAACTGATTGCCGGGGATCCGAGCCGAAAGGATGACCACGGCACGGCGGTGTTGGGAGAAATGATTGCCACCGATAACGGATTCGGTGTCACCGGTATCAGCCCCGGAGCGGATGTTGGAATGGTATCGGTTGAGGCGCTGGGTGTTTCGGAGGCAATATTGATGGCGGTGGACAATCTCAATCGCGGCGACTTGCTTCTCATCGAACTGCATGCTCCCGGGCCGCATTATAATTTTCAATCGCGCACCGATCAGCTTGGGTATGTCTGCATGGAATACTGGCAGGACAACTTTGATGCGCTTCAGTACGCCTGGGCCAGAGGAGTGGTAGTTGTGGAGGCGGCCGGCAACGGCGCGGAAAATTTCGACGATTTGAATCTCTACGGTCAGTTGTTCGATACGACCAATCGCAACTCGCATGCTATTCTGGCGGGGGCCGGGGCGCCGCCGAGCGGGGTCTATGGCACCGATCGCTCAAAACTGGGATTTTCCAACTATGGCGCCAGGGTGAACCTTCAGGGATACGGCTACGGAGTTTATACCACCGGGTACGGCGGTCTTTACAACGGCGGCGGCGATACCAACCAGTATTATACGGCGACCTTCGGCGGAACATCATCAGCCTCGCCCATCGTAACCGGCTCGATCGCCTGCCTTCAGGGGTACTACAAAGCGAATTACGGGGCGGTTCTTACCTCGGATATGGTACGAACAGTTATGACGGCGACCGGCTCGCCTCAACAGGGTAATACCAGTCTGCATATCGGGCCTCGTCCCGATCTGGCCGGGGCAATTCTGAATTTGACTCCTCCCCCGTCACTGTATACCGAGCCGATTTATATTGATACTACTGTGGCTCAGGGAAGCACGTTAAACATTCCGGTCTGGCTGCACAATCGTTCCAATACCTACGGGCTCGATTTTTCCATGGTTGGAAATGACAGCCTTCCCAAAGCACCTATTGGCAACTGGTTGGAGGCCTTGCCCTCATCCGGGACGGTAAATGCCGCCGATTCGATTCAAGTCACGGTTACTCTGGATGGTTCCGTGGTACCCTCAACATTGGGCAATTACAAGGGGATTATAGAGATTTCCTGGAGCCGTTCCGGTCAGACACTTGATTCGATTGCGTACGTTCCGGTTTATCTTCAGGTGCCGTGCAGCGCCGATACCACTTTCAAGATTTATGCCAGCGGCGAACCACAGGGGCCGACTTACAACTGGATCAATGCCAAGACTATCGGGACATTGATACCGCAGAGCAGTTTCTACAATCATTTTGCCTCGACCCCGCTTGATGATGGGACATCGGGGCCGTTCGACCTGCCTTTCGCGTTTCAATTCTACGATACTACTTACTTGAAGTACTATGTCGGGGTAAACGGCGCTATTTCGTTCACGAACGCCGATGTCAATAATAACGGGTTTTATGAATTTCTCCATATCCCGGGAAACCCGTTCACCACTTTTGTCGCTCCCTTCTGGAACGATTTGACAATGGATGCCGCCCGCGACGGACACGGCGATATTTATATCTACAATAGCTCCACGCACGATTCAACTGTTATTGAGTGGTACCGGGTCGGTAATTTCAATTCTACCGGCGATACGCTGACTACTTTCGAAATCATACTGACCAAGTGGGGCGATATAACTTTCCAGTATCAATCGGTCGGCACGACCGGGCTGAATAACTCGGCCCTCATCGGTCTGAGCAAGATTGATTGCCAGTGCACTCCATATTGCGATTCCGGCACGCCGTCCGAGCATGTCGTCAATAATTTGGAAGCGGTCCGCTTTGACCAGCCGGTGAAAGTCATGGCGGGTGATGTTAATGCCACCGGGCTGATTAATATTTCGGATATCACCTACCTGATTAATTTCCTTTATAAAGGCGGGCCGGCGCCGGTACCGCTTATTTCCGGTGATGTCAACTGCAGCGGACTCACCAATATTGCCGATATAACCTACCTGATTAATTATCTTTATAAAGGCGGGCCGGATCCGTGCTACTTCATAATGTAG